One segment of Candidatus Palauibacter australiensis DNA contains the following:
- the fusA gene encoding elongation factor G, protein MERRTPLERLRNIGIMAHIDAGKTTTTERVLFYTGRTHRLGEVHHGDATMDWMEQEQERGITITSAATTCNWTHDGEPYRINIIDTPGHVDFTVEVERSLRVLDGAVALFCAVGGVEPQSETVWRQADKYGVPRIAFVNKMDRVGADFINVVRMMRDRLGANAQPLQIPLGEGELYTGMVDLIREVKVVYDDESLGARWTEGPVPDALVDQVAELRNSLIEAAVEYDEPMLEKYLEGEELTEDEIRGAVRKATLANGITPILCGSAFKNKGVQRLLDAVIDFLPSPLDVPPVTGHLPQQDETEVERAADEEAPFAALAFKIATDPYVGRLTYFRVYSGTAKAGSKALNSSRGRKERFGRLLQMHANKREERDEVFAGDIAAAIGLKHTRTGDTLSSATDPIVLESMSFPEPVIRVAIEPRTKADQEKLSGALAKLAEEDPTFRVYTDEETGQTIISGMGELHLEIIVDRLQREFRVNANVGRPQVAYRETIRKAVRKVEGRFVRQSGGRGQFGHVIINLEPTDPGGGFIFDSEIRGGNVPREYVLSVEQGIREALDSGIVAGYPIIDIKATLIDGSYHEVDSSEMAFKIAGSIALKEGARKAQPVLLEPVMNVEVVTPDDYLGDVMGDLSSRRGKIGGMTQRSSAQVVGASVPLSEMFGYATSLRSISQGRAVYTMQFSHYEEVPGSKTAEIVSANGS, encoded by the coding sequence ATGGAGAGAAGAACGCCGCTGGAGCGGCTTCGGAATATCGGCATCATGGCGCACATCGATGCCGGAAAGACGACGACGACCGAACGGGTGCTGTTCTACACCGGCCGGACGCATCGCCTGGGCGAAGTGCATCATGGCGATGCGACGATGGACTGGATGGAACAGGAGCAGGAACGCGGCATCACGATCACATCGGCCGCCACCACCTGTAACTGGACGCACGACGGCGAACCCTACCGCATCAACATCATCGACACGCCGGGGCACGTCGACTTCACGGTGGAGGTGGAGCGCAGCCTCCGCGTGCTCGACGGCGCCGTGGCCCTCTTCTGCGCCGTGGGTGGCGTGGAGCCGCAGTCCGAGACGGTATGGCGGCAGGCCGACAAGTACGGTGTCCCGCGCATCGCGTTCGTCAACAAGATGGACCGCGTCGGCGCCGACTTCATCAATGTCGTGCGGATGATGCGGGACCGCCTGGGCGCGAACGCGCAACCGCTTCAGATCCCCCTCGGCGAGGGTGAGCTCTATACGGGCATGGTCGACCTCATTCGCGAGGTCAAGGTCGTCTACGACGATGAATCTCTGGGCGCGCGCTGGACCGAAGGTCCCGTGCCGGACGCCCTGGTGGACCAGGTGGCGGAGCTGCGGAACTCCCTCATCGAGGCCGCGGTCGAATACGACGAACCCATGCTCGAGAAGTATCTCGAAGGGGAAGAACTCACCGAGGACGAAATCCGCGGCGCGGTGCGGAAGGCGACGCTGGCCAACGGGATCACGCCGATCCTGTGTGGCTCCGCCTTCAAGAACAAGGGCGTTCAGCGCCTGCTCGACGCCGTGATCGACTTCCTCCCCTCTCCCCTCGATGTCCCTCCCGTCACCGGCCACCTCCCGCAGCAGGATGAGACGGAGGTCGAGCGTGCGGCTGACGAAGAGGCGCCGTTCGCGGCGCTCGCGTTCAAGATCGCGACCGATCCGTACGTGGGACGTCTGACCTACTTCAGAGTTTATTCCGGAACGGCGAAGGCCGGCTCGAAGGCGCTGAATTCGTCCAGGGGACGGAAGGAGCGCTTCGGGCGGTTGCTCCAGATGCACGCGAACAAGCGGGAGGAGCGCGACGAGGTGTTCGCCGGCGACATCGCAGCCGCAATCGGACTCAAGCATACGCGGACGGGAGATACGCTCTCGTCGGCGACCGATCCGATCGTGCTCGAGTCGATGAGCTTCCCCGAACCCGTAATCCGGGTGGCGATCGAGCCCCGGACGAAGGCGGATCAGGAGAAACTGTCGGGGGCCCTCGCGAAGCTGGCCGAGGAAGACCCGACATTCCGCGTCTACACCGACGAGGAGACGGGGCAAACGATCATCAGCGGGATGGGGGAACTCCATCTCGAGATTATCGTCGACCGGCTCCAGCGCGAGTTCAGGGTCAACGCGAACGTCGGCCGGCCGCAGGTGGCCTACCGCGAGACGATCCGCAAGGCCGTCCGCAAGGTAGAAGGCCGCTTCGTGCGGCAGTCCGGCGGCCGCGGGCAGTTCGGGCACGTGATCATCAACCTCGAGCCCACGGACCCCGGCGGCGGGTTCATCTTCGACTCCGAGATCAGGGGCGGAAACGTGCCCCGCGAGTATGTGCTCTCGGTCGAACAGGGGATTCGCGAGGCGTTGGATTCCGGGATCGTCGCCGGCTACCCGATCATCGACATCAAGGCCACGCTGATCGACGGCTCGTACCACGAGGTCGATTCCAGCGAGATGGCGTTCAAGATTGCGGGCTCGATCGCGCTCAAGGAAGGTGCGCGCAAAGCGCAGCCGGTGCTGCTCGAGCCTGTCATGAACGTGGAAGTCGTTACACCCGACGACTATCTCGGGGACGTGATGGGAGATCTCTCCAGTCGGCGGGGCAAGATCGGCGGCATGACG
- the rpsG gene encoding 30S ribosomal protein S7, producing the protein MPRRNRAEQREVIPDSRYGSTEVTKFINMLMLDGKKSLAEQIFYDAMQNIEMKTGQPAMNVFRQALQNAKPILEVRSRRVGGATYQVPMEVSYRRRDSLARRWLVQYSRARSGKTMAQRLAGELLDAARGDGGAVRKKEDVHRMADANKAFAHYRW; encoded by the coding sequence ATGCCACGACGAAACCGTGCCGAACAGCGTGAGGTGATTCCGGACTCCCGATACGGGAGCACGGAGGTCACGAAGTTCATCAACATGCTGATGCTGGACGGCAAGAAGTCCCTCGCCGAGCAGATCTTCTACGATGCAATGCAGAACATCGAGATGAAGACGGGACAGCCGGCGATGAATGTGTTCCGGCAGGCGCTGCAGAATGCGAAGCCCATCCTCGAGGTTCGCAGTCGACGCGTAGGTGGGGCGACGTACCAGGTTCCGATGGAAGTGTCGTACCGGCGGCGCGATTCCCTCGCACGCCGATGGCTCGTGCAGTACTCGCGCGCCCGCTCCGGCAAGACGATGGCGCAGCGGCTCGCCGGGGAACTGCTCGACGCCGCTCGCGGCGACGGGGGCGCGGTGAGGAAGAAGGAGGACGTGCACCGGATGGCGGACGCGAACAAGGCGTTCGCGCACTATCGCTGGTAA
- the rpsL gene encoding 30S ribosomal protein S12, with protein sequence MPTINQLVRKGRKKVRKKSKAPALEGNPQKRGVCTRVYTTTPKKPNSALRKVARVRLTNGYEVTAYIGGEGHNLQEHSIVLIRGGRVKDLPGVRYHIIRGTLDASGVDDRNQGRSKYGSKKRK encoded by the coding sequence ATGCCGACCATCAATCAGTTGGTCCGCAAGGGCCGCAAGAAGGTCCGGAAGAAGAGCAAGGCACCGGCGCTGGAGGGAAACCCCCAGAAGCGCGGTGTATGCACGCGCGTGTACACGACGACGCCGAAAAAGCCGAATTCGGCCCTGCGGAAGGTCGCCCGCGTGCGACTCACGAACGGATACGAAGTCACCGCGTATATCGGGGGTGAGGGCCACAACCTCCAGGAACACAGCATCGTGCTGATCCGCGGCGGACGGGTGAAGGACCTGCCGGGGGTGCGGTATCACATCATCCGCGGGACCCTCGACGCGTCGGGCGTGGACGACAGGAACCAGGGCCGGTCGAAGTACGGTTCGAAGAAGAGAAAATAG
- the rpoC gene encoding DNA-directed RNA polymerase subunit beta' codes for MIDFPRNRSAGSSEFDWIQIKLASPEEIRSWSHGEVTKPETINYRSFKPERDGLFCERIFGPVKDWECHCGKFKRIRYRGHICDKCGVEVTLSKVRRERMGHIELAVPVAHIWFFKTLPSQMGYLLGMKLRDLEKVIYYAAHVVTEPGRQDVEFKQVLEEDEYWELTDKAREEGDTDFRAEIGAEGIRTLLGQLDVDELAEQLRYEVVHETSKHRKKKKLKRLKVIDAIRNSDDEVSKRNSPEHMIMDVIPVIPPDLRPLVPLDGGRFATSDLNDLYRRVINRNNRLKKLLEMRAPEVILRNEKRMLQEAVDALFDNGRRGKAIRGRGKRPLKSLSDMLKGKQGRFRQNLLGKRVDYSGRSVIVVGPELRLHQCGLPKKMAVELFKPFIIHELERRLHAETVKRAKKLVELDDPTVYEVLEDIIKDHPVLLNRAPTLHRLGIQAFEPVLVEGKAIRIHPLVCAAFNADFDGDQMAVHVPLSFESQLEARILMLSSNNILKPANGRPIASPSQDMVLGCYYMTKVRPDFDEHEAGSDLPHFADAGQVEMALEAGYLRSPAGTPDFHLPIRLLVEEEADDGHVEREWVVTSVGRALFNAILPSRVPYVNETLGKGALGDLVFRSFRLAGLEDTTAFLDQLKDFGFRNATKAGVSIGLDDMEIPAEKQEILGEAQEDVNRFTKAYHRGVISFGERYNKVIDAWTHANNDVADAMVRGLQQSRHGFNPIFMMFDSGARGSRDQIRQLAGMRGLMAKPQKKLTGGIGEIIESPIRSNFREGLSVLEYFISTHGARKGLADTALKTADAGYLTRRLVDVAQDVTIIEEDCNTVLGLDVTALKEGEDIIEPLSDRVAGNIAAEAVIDPIDDEVIVDAGDMITEARARAIDESGVQQVRIKSVLTCESRRGICQQCYGRNLATMELVDLGEAAGILAAQSIGEPGTQLTLRTFHIGGTAARIAAQTQRRSKLEGRIAFERVTTVTSPSGDTIVTSREGELLMKTPDDRVLSRLAIPYGATLFVKDDTDVGHGDLLFGWDPYSEPIVADKKGKIRFTDIVPEETVREELDEATGRRQQVIIDDREKKLHPVINIVTGKGAKLREFIVPVGTQLLVQDGQAVNAGETLAKISREAYKTRDITGGLPRVAELFEARRPKDPATITEVDGRVSFGGIKRGKREIVVTMDDGEEMVYQIPVGKHLRVHEGDLVRAGDRLSEGPVNPHDILRVRGPRAVQEYLLNEIQEVYRLQGVRINDKHIAVIVRQMLQKVRITDPGGTEFLEGEHVDRMEFRDATREVLESGGKPPRAEPILLGITKSSLTTESFISAASFQETTRVLTDAAVRGAKDRLRGLKENIIIGHLVPAGTGTHRFSDIEFLVDDALKAQIDSMRRRIVPEEMPRSLFSDLRDQAEEDEATVAEEGAVMTT; via the coding sequence ATGATCGATTTTCCGCGAAATCGCAGTGCCGGTTCGTCCGAGTTCGACTGGATTCAGATCAAGCTCGCCTCGCCCGAGGAGATCCGGTCCTGGAGTCACGGTGAGGTCACGAAGCCGGAGACGATCAACTACCGGTCGTTCAAGCCGGAGCGCGACGGCCTCTTCTGCGAGCGCATCTTCGGGCCGGTAAAGGACTGGGAGTGCCACTGCGGGAAGTTCAAGCGGATCCGATACCGCGGCCACATATGTGACAAGTGCGGGGTCGAGGTCACGCTCTCGAAGGTTCGCCGCGAGCGGATGGGGCACATCGAGCTCGCGGTGCCCGTGGCCCACATCTGGTTCTTCAAGACCCTTCCTTCCCAGATGGGCTACCTGCTCGGGATGAAGCTGCGGGATCTCGAGAAGGTCATCTACTACGCCGCGCACGTCGTCACCGAACCCGGCCGGCAGGATGTCGAGTTCAAGCAGGTGCTGGAGGAGGATGAGTACTGGGAGCTGACGGACAAGGCGCGCGAAGAGGGGGATACCGACTTCCGCGCCGAAATCGGAGCGGAAGGGATCCGGACGCTGCTCGGACAGCTGGACGTCGATGAACTCGCCGAACAGCTGCGCTACGAGGTCGTGCATGAGACCTCGAAGCACCGGAAGAAGAAGAAGCTCAAGCGGCTCAAGGTGATCGACGCGATCCGAAACAGCGACGACGAAGTCTCCAAGCGGAACAGCCCCGAGCACATGATCATGGATGTAATTCCGGTGATTCCGCCGGACCTGCGTCCGCTCGTGCCGCTCGACGGCGGACGATTCGCGACATCGGACCTCAACGACCTGTACCGTCGCGTGATCAATCGGAACAACCGGCTCAAGAAGCTGCTGGAAATGCGCGCGCCGGAGGTGATCCTGCGCAACGAGAAGCGCATGCTCCAGGAGGCGGTGGACGCGCTGTTCGACAACGGGCGGCGCGGAAAGGCGATTCGCGGCAGGGGCAAGCGGCCGCTCAAGTCGCTGTCGGACATGCTCAAGGGCAAGCAGGGCCGGTTCCGCCAGAACCTGCTCGGAAAGCGCGTCGACTACTCCGGCCGGTCGGTCATCGTCGTGGGTCCGGAGCTCCGGCTGCACCAGTGCGGGCTGCCGAAGAAGATGGCCGTCGAGCTGTTCAAGCCGTTCATCATCCACGAACTCGAGCGACGGCTGCACGCCGAGACGGTGAAGCGCGCCAAGAAGCTCGTCGAACTCGACGACCCGACGGTCTACGAGGTCCTCGAGGACATCATCAAGGATCATCCGGTCCTCCTGAACCGGGCCCCGACGCTCCACCGGCTGGGGATCCAGGCCTTCGAGCCGGTGCTCGTGGAGGGGAAGGCCATCCGCATTCACCCGCTCGTGTGCGCGGCTTTCAACGCGGACTTCGACGGCGACCAGATGGCGGTTCACGTTCCGCTGTCGTTCGAATCGCAGCTCGAGGCGCGGATCCTCATGCTGTCGAGCAACAACATTCTGAAGCCCGCGAACGGCCGGCCGATCGCGTCGCCGTCCCAGGACATGGTCCTCGGCTGCTACTACATGACGAAGGTCCGACCGGACTTCGACGAGCATGAGGCGGGCTCGGATCTCCCCCACTTCGCGGACGCGGGTCAGGTTGAAATGGCGCTCGAGGCGGGGTATCTGCGCTCGCCGGCGGGGACGCCGGACTTCCACCTGCCGATTCGGCTGCTCGTCGAGGAAGAGGCCGACGACGGCCACGTCGAGCGGGAGTGGGTCGTGACCAGCGTCGGACGCGCCCTCTTCAACGCGATCCTGCCCTCCCGGGTACCGTACGTGAACGAGACGCTGGGCAAGGGGGCGTTGGGAGATCTCGTCTTCCGGTCATTCCGTCTGGCGGGACTCGAGGACACGACGGCGTTCCTCGATCAGCTCAAGGACTTCGGGTTCCGCAACGCGACGAAGGCCGGCGTTTCCATCGGACTCGATGACATGGAGATCCCGGCCGAGAAGCAGGAGATTCTCGGCGAGGCCCAGGAGGACGTGAATCGGTTCACGAAGGCGTACCACCGCGGCGTGATCTCCTTCGGGGAACGGTACAACAAGGTGATCGACGCCTGGACCCACGCGAACAACGATGTCGCCGACGCGATGGTCCGCGGGCTCCAGCAATCGAGACACGGCTTCAATCCGATCTTCATGATGTTCGACTCGGGCGCCCGGGGTTCCCGCGACCAGATCCGTCAGCTCGCCGGGATGCGAGGTCTGATGGCCAAGCCGCAGAAGAAGTTGACCGGCGGTATCGGCGAGATCATCGAGAGCCCGATCCGTTCCAACTTCAGGGAGGGCCTCAGCGTGCTCGAGTACTTCATCTCGACGCACGGCGCGCGGAAGGGACTCGCCGACACGGCCCTCAAGACGGCGGACGCCGGCTACCTCACACGCCGGCTCGTCGACGTGGCACAGGATGTCACGATCATCGAGGAGGACTGCAATACGGTCCTCGGGCTTGATGTCACGGCGCTCAAGGAAGGCGAAGACATCATCGAGCCGCTGTCGGATCGCGTCGCCGGCAACATCGCGGCGGAAGCCGTCATCGACCCCATCGACGACGAGGTCATCGTCGACGCTGGAGACATGATCACGGAGGCGCGGGCACGTGCCATCGACGAGAGCGGTGTGCAGCAGGTGCGCATCAAATCCGTCCTCACGTGCGAGTCCCGGCGGGGCATCTGTCAGCAGTGCTACGGCCGCAATCTCGCGACCATGGAACTCGTCGATCTCGGTGAGGCGGCGGGAATCCTCGCCGCGCAGTCGATCGGCGAACCGGGGACGCAGCTCACGCTCAGAACCTTCCATATCGGTGGGACGGCCGCCCGTATCGCGGCGCAGACGCAACGGCGCTCGAAGCTCGAAGGGCGGATCGCGTTCGAGCGCGTGACGACCGTCACCAGTCCGTCGGGCGATACGATCGTCACCAGCCGCGAGGGCGAGCTCCTCATGAAGACGCCGGACGACCGCGTTCTTTCGCGGCTCGCGATCCCCTACGGTGCGACGCTCTTTGTGAAGGACGACACCGACGTGGGGCACGGTGACCTGCTCTTCGGCTGGGACCCGTACTCCGAACCCATCGTTGCGGACAAGAAGGGGAAGATCCGGTTCACGGACATCGTGCCGGAAGAGACGGTCCGCGAGGAACTCGACGAGGCGACGGGACGGCGTCAGCAGGTCATCATCGACGACCGCGAGAAGAAGCTCCATCCCGTCATCAACATTGTGACCGGGAAGGGCGCCAAGCTGCGCGAGTTCATCGTGCCGGTCGGCACACAGTTGCTCGTGCAGGATGGACAGGCCGTCAACGCGGGGGAGACGCTCGCCAAGATCAGCCGCGAAGCCTACAAGACTCGCGACATCACGGGTGGATTGCCGCGCGTCGCCGAGCTGTTCGAGGCACGTAGGCCCAAAGACCCCGCAACGATCACCGAGGTCGACGGCCGCGTCTCGTTCGGTGGCATCAAGCGCGGGAAGCGCGAGATCGTCGTGACCATGGATGACGGCGAGGAGATGGTGTACCAGATCCCCGTCGGCAAGCACCTGCGGGTGCACGAGGGAGATCTCGTGCGTGCCGGCGACCGGCTGTCCGAGGGTCCGGTGAATCCGCACGACATCCTGCGTGTCCGGGGACCCCGAGCGGTGCAGGAGTACCTGCTCAACGAGATCCAGGAGGTCTACCGCCTGCAGGGTGTGCGGATCAACGACAAGCACATCGCGGTGATCGTGCGCCAGATGTTGCAGAAGGTCCGTATCACGGATCCGGGCGGCACGGAATTCCTCGAGGGAGAGCATGTCGACCGGATGGAGTTCCGCGACGCGACGCGCGAGGTTCTCGAGAGCGGAGGGAAGCCTCCGCGGGCGGAGCCGATCCTGCTCGGCATCACGAAGTCGAGCCTCACCACGGAATCCTTTATCAGTGCGGCTTCCTTCCAGGAGACGACGCGCGTGCTTACGGACGCCGCCGTGCGGGGGGCGAAGGACCGCCTCAGGGGGCTCAAGGAGAACATCATCATCGGGCATCTGGTCCCGGCGGGTACGGGGACACACCGATTCTCCGATATCGAATTCCTCGTGGACGACGCGCTCAAGGCGCAGATCGACTCCATGCGGCGCAGGATCGTGCCCGAGGAGATGCCCCGGAGTCTCTTCTCGGACCTGCGCGACCAGGCTGAGGAGGACGAGGCCACGGTGGCGGAGGAGGGCGCGGTCATGACGACCTGA